The following are from one region of the Methyloversatilis discipulorum genome:
- the ahpF gene encoding alkyl hydroperoxide reductase subunit F, giving the protein MLDATLKGQLKAYLEKLQHPIELTAALDNSAAAGELRGLLSDIAELSDKITVSEEQGSAARKPSFAINRKGGNMSLRFAAIPLGHEFTSLVLALLQAGGHPPRVSDEMIEQIKSLDGDYSFEVFMSLSCHNCPDVVQALNLMAVLNPRVKVVTIDGALFQKEVEDRQVMAVPMVFLNGELFGAGRMTLEEIVGKVDTGAAKRDADKMSAKAPFDVLVVGGGPAGSAAAIYAARKGIRTGVVAERFGGQLMDTLGIENFISVKETEGPKLAAALEEHVKSYEVDVMALQRVDKLIPAAESGDGLITLQLSNGGQLKSRSVILATGARWREMNVPGEREYRNKGVAYCPHCDGPLFKGKRVAVIGGGNSGVEAAIDLAGIVGHVTLLEFDKQMRADAVLQRKLLSLPNVKVILQAQTTEVTGGADGKVNALKYTDRATGESHTVELEGIFVQIGLVPNTEWLKGSIELTKYGEIPVDARCETSTPGVFAAGDVTTVPYKQIIIAMGEGSKAAISAFDHLIRTSAPA; this is encoded by the coding sequence ATGCTGGACGCCACTCTCAAGGGCCAGTTGAAGGCCTATCTCGAAAAGCTGCAGCATCCGATCGAACTGACGGCTGCGCTGGACAACAGTGCCGCTGCAGGCGAACTGCGGGGCCTGCTGTCCGACATCGCCGAACTGTCGGACAAGATCACGGTGAGCGAGGAGCAGGGCAGCGCCGCCCGCAAGCCGTCGTTCGCGATCAACCGCAAGGGCGGCAACATGTCGCTGCGCTTCGCAGCCATTCCGCTCGGCCATGAATTCACCTCGCTGGTGCTCGCACTGCTGCAGGCCGGCGGTCATCCGCCGCGCGTGTCGGACGAGATGATCGAACAGATCAAGTCGCTCGACGGTGACTACAGCTTCGAAGTGTTCATGTCGCTGTCCTGCCACAACTGCCCGGACGTGGTGCAGGCGCTGAACCTGATGGCGGTGCTGAACCCGCGCGTCAAGGTGGTCACCATCGATGGCGCGCTGTTCCAGAAGGAAGTCGAGGACCGTCAGGTGATGGCGGTACCGATGGTGTTCCTGAACGGTGAACTGTTCGGCGCCGGTCGCATGACGCTCGAAGAGATCGTCGGCAAGGTCGACACCGGTGCTGCAAAGCGCGACGCCGACAAGATGAGCGCCAAGGCGCCGTTCGACGTGCTGGTGGTCGGCGGTGGACCTGCCGGCTCGGCGGCGGCGATCTACGCCGCGCGCAAGGGCATCCGCACGGGTGTCGTGGCGGAGCGCTTCGGCGGCCAGCTGATGGACACGCTGGGCATCGAGAACTTCATCTCGGTCAAGGAGACCGAAGGCCCCAAGCTCGCCGCCGCGCTCGAAGAGCACGTGAAGAGCTACGAGGTCGACGTGATGGCGCTGCAGCGCGTCGACAAGCTGATTCCGGCCGCCGAGTCGGGCGACGGCCTGATCACGCTGCAACTGTCCAATGGCGGCCAGCTGAAGTCGCGTTCGGTCATCCTCGCCACCGGCGCGCGCTGGCGCGAAATGAACGTGCCGGGTGAACGCGAGTACCGCAACAAGGGCGTGGCCTACTGCCCGCACTGCGACGGCCCGCTGTTCAAGGGCAAGCGCGTGGCGGTGATCGGCGGTGGCAATTCCGGCGTCGAGGCAGCGATCGACCTGGCTGGCATCGTCGGTCACGTGACGCTGCTGGAATTCGACAAGCAGATGCGTGCCGACGCGGTGCTGCAGCGCAAGCTGCTGAGTCTGCCCAACGTGAAGGTGATCCTGCAGGCGCAGACCACCGAAGTGACGGGTGGGGCCGACGGCAAGGTCAATGCGCTGAAGTACACCGACCGCGCCACCGGCGAATCGCACACGGTCGAACTCGAAGGCATCTTCGTACAGATCGGTCTGGTGCCGAACACCGAGTGGCTGAAGGGTTCGATCGAGCTGACGAAGTACGGCGAAATCCCGGTCGATGCGCGCTGCGAAACCAGCACGCCGGGCGTGTTCGCTGCCGGCGACGTGACCACCGTGCCGTACAAGCAGATCATCATCGCGATGGGCGAGGGCTCGAAGGCGGCGATTTCGGCTTTCGACCATCTGATCCGCACGTCGGCACCGGCCTGA
- the ahpC gene encoding alkyl hydroperoxide reductase subunit C, which produces MSIINSTVQPFKANAFHNGKFITVTDESLKGKWSVIVFMPAAFTFNCPTEVEDAANNYAEFQKAGAEVYIVTTDTHFSHKVWHETSPAVGKAQFPLVGDPTHQLTRAFDVHIDEEGLALRGTFIINPEGQIKTAEIHDNAIARDMNETLRKLKAAQFVASHPGQVCPAKWKEGAETLTPSLDLVGKI; this is translated from the coding sequence ATGAGCATCATCAACAGCACCGTCCAGCCCTTCAAGGCAAACGCTTTCCACAACGGCAAGTTCATCACCGTGACCGACGAGAGCCTGAAGGGCAAGTGGTCGGTGATCGTGTTCATGCCGGCTGCCTTCACCTTCAACTGCCCGACCGAAGTCGAAGACGCGGCCAACAACTACGCCGAATTCCAGAAGGCTGGTGCCGAAGTGTATATCGTCACCACCGACACCCATTTCTCGCACAAGGTGTGGCACGAAACCTCGCCGGCCGTCGGCAAGGCCCAGTTCCCGCTGGTCGGTGACCCGACCCACCAACTGACCCGCGCGTTCGACGTGCATATCGATGAAGAAGGTCTGGCGCTGCGCGGCACCTTCATCATCAACCCGGAAGGTCAGATCAAGACCGCCGAAATCCACGACAACGCGATCGCCCGCGACATGAACGAAACGCTGCGCAAGCTCAAGGCTGCCCAGTTCGTCGCCAGCCACCCCGGCCAGGTCTGCCCGGCCAAGTGGAAGGAAGGCGCTGAAACCCTGACCCCGTCGCTCGACCTGGTCGGCAAGATCTAA
- the arsB gene encoding ACR3 family arsenite efflux transporter — translation MGMFERWLTLWVGLAIVAGVALGLVAPSAFAAVAALELAHVNLVVAVLIWVMIYPMMIQIDFAAVRDVGRRPQGLVLTLVVNWLIKPFTMAALGVLFFQHLFAPWVDPQSASEYIAGMILLGVAPCTAMVFVWSQLTRGDPNYTLVQVSVNDLVMVFAFAPIAAFLLGVTDVAVPWETLLLSTALYVVLPLLAGVLTRRALGNGAALARFVARLKPWSIVGLLATVVLLFGFQAETIVAQPFVIALIAVPLVLQTYGIFAIAFVAARMMKLPYPVAAPACLIGTSNFFELAVAVAISLFGLHSGAALATVVGVLVEVPVMLSLVAFTRRSAHLFPDSAELF, via the coding sequence ATGGGCATGTTCGAACGCTGGCTCACCCTGTGGGTGGGCCTGGCCATTGTCGCGGGCGTCGCGCTGGGTCTGGTCGCACCGTCGGCCTTTGCGGCCGTTGCTGCGCTGGAACTGGCACACGTCAATCTGGTGGTGGCGGTGCTCATCTGGGTGATGATCTACCCGATGATGATCCAGATCGACTTCGCCGCCGTGCGCGACGTCGGTCGCCGGCCGCAGGGGCTGGTGCTGACGCTGGTCGTGAACTGGCTGATCAAGCCCTTCACGATGGCCGCACTGGGCGTGCTGTTCTTCCAGCACCTGTTCGCGCCCTGGGTCGATCCGCAATCGGCGTCGGAATACATCGCCGGCATGATCCTGCTCGGCGTCGCACCGTGCACCGCGATGGTGTTCGTCTGGAGTCAGCTCACCCGCGGGGACCCCAATTACACGCTGGTGCAGGTGTCGGTGAACGACCTGGTCATGGTGTTCGCTTTCGCGCCGATCGCCGCCTTCCTGCTCGGCGTGACCGACGTGGCCGTGCCGTGGGAAACGCTTCTGCTGTCCACTGCGCTCTACGTGGTGCTGCCGCTGCTCGCCGGCGTGCTGACACGACGTGCGCTCGGCAATGGCGCCGCACTGGCCCGCTTCGTCGCGCGGCTCAAGCCCTGGTCCATCGTCGGTCTGCTGGCCACCGTGGTGCTGCTGTTCGGTTTCCAGGCGGAAACCATCGTCGCCCAGCCCTTCGTGATCGCACTGATCGCCGTGCCGCTGGTGCTGCAGACCTACGGCATCTTCGCCATCGCCTTCGTCGCCGCGCGGATGATGAAGCTGCCGTATCCGGTGGCGGCGCCGGCCTGCCTGATCGGCACGTCGAATTTCTTCGAACTTGCGGTCGCCGTCGCGATCTCCCTGTTCGGACTGCACTCGGGCGCGGCGCTGGCTACCGTGGTCGGCGTGCTGGTCGAAGTACCGGTCATGCTGTCGCTGGTCGCCTTCACGCGGCGCAGCGCGCATCTTTTTCCGGATTCCGCTGAACTTTTTTAG
- a CDS encoding arsenate reductase ArsC has translation MVRPLNVLFLCTHNSARSVLAECLLNHLGGARFRAFSAGSQPSGRVNPFALQALAEQGIDTTGVRSKAWDEFAAPDAPAMDLIITVCDSAAGETCPVWPGHPATAHWGYADPSATPGSDAAKLTAFRDTLALIRRRLEILVAMPDERLHALALQQTARDLAAH, from the coding sequence ATGGTTCGCCCGCTCAACGTGCTGTTCTTGTGCACCCACAACTCGGCGCGCAGCGTGCTCGCCGAGTGCCTGCTCAACCACCTCGGCGGCGCGCGTTTCCGCGCCTTTTCGGCTGGCAGCCAGCCGAGCGGGCGGGTGAATCCGTTTGCGCTGCAGGCGCTGGCGGAGCAGGGCATCGATACGACGGGCGTGCGCAGCAAGGCCTGGGACGAATTCGCAGCGCCCGACGCACCGGCGATGGATCTGATCATCACCGTGTGCGACAGCGCAGCCGGCGAAACCTGCCCGGTGTGGCCGGGCCATCCGGCGACCGCGCACTGGGGCTACGCCGATCCGTCAGCCACGCCCGGCAGCGATGCGGCGAAGCTGACCGCCTTCCGCGACACGCTGGCGCTGATCCGCCGTCGTCTCGAAATCCTGGTCGCGATGCCGGACGAACGTCTGCACGCGCTGGCGCTGCAGCAGACCGCGCGCGATCTGGCCGCACACTGA
- a CDS encoding ArsI/CadI family heavy metal resistance metalloenzyme, which yields MKRFHVHLHVDDLAKSIAFYNKLFDAQPARTEADYAKWMLEDPPVNFAISTRGSKAGIDHLGIQTDDPAELAAMKARAESADMALLDEGETTCCYARSEKHWVTDPQGIAWEHFHTLGNIPVFNEAASGGAACCAPQAPVTRGKPLNIGVKTSGSGCC from the coding sequence ATGAAGCGCTTTCACGTCCATCTGCACGTCGACGACCTGGCGAAGAGCATCGCCTTCTACAACAAGCTGTTCGACGCCCAGCCGGCGCGCACCGAAGCCGACTACGCGAAGTGGATGCTGGAGGATCCGCCGGTCAATTTCGCGATCTCGACCCGTGGCAGCAAAGCAGGCATCGACCACCTCGGCATACAGACCGACGACCCGGCCGAACTGGCGGCGATGAAGGCGCGCGCCGAGTCGGCCGACATGGCACTGCTCGACGAAGGCGAAACCACCTGCTGTTACGCGCGCAGCGAAAAGCACTGGGTGACCGACCCGCAGGGCATCGCCTGGGAGCACTTCCACACGCTGGGCAACATTCCGGTGTTCAACGAAGCGGCCAGCGGCGGTGCTGCCTGCTGTGCGCCGCAGGCGCCGGTGACGCGCGGCAAGCCGCTGAACATCGGCGTGAAGACCTCCGGTTCGGGCTGCTGCTGA
- a CDS encoding ArsR/SmtB family transcription factor, translating into MEEQDIIRALAALAHEIRLRVFRALVVAGPDGMTPGALGEALAVAPTTLSFHLKELTQAGLLLQSRDGRHLIYRADYARMGALMAYLTENCCRGTPCVEAAPSCTNC; encoded by the coding sequence ATGGAAGAACAGGACATCATCCGCGCGCTGGCCGCACTGGCCCACGAAATCCGTCTGCGCGTGTTCCGCGCACTGGTCGTCGCCGGCCCCGACGGCATGACGCCCGGCGCGCTCGGCGAGGCGCTGGCGGTGGCGCCGACCACGCTGTCCTTTCATCTGAAGGAACTGACCCAGGCCGGCCTGCTGCTGCAGTCGCGCGACGGCCGTCACCTGATCTACCGCGCCGACTACGCCCGCATGGGTGCACTGATGGCCTATCTGACCGAAAACTGCTGCCGCGGCACGCCCTGTGTCGAGGCTGCACCTTCCTGCACGAACTGCTGA
- a CDS encoding cupin domain-containing protein encodes MKTRYDHIAAYVTKDGSLIRELMHPAQHGGRAQSLAEATVPAGTRTALHRHHVTEELYHVTAGQGRMTLGEHSFDVTVGDTVLIPPGTKHCIEATGSGALVILCCCSPAYAHDDTELLDEAAA; translated from the coding sequence ATGAAGACCCGCTACGACCACATCGCCGCCTACGTGACCAAGGACGGATCGCTGATCCGCGAACTGATGCATCCGGCGCAGCATGGCGGGCGGGCGCAGAGCCTGGCCGAAGCGACCGTACCGGCCGGCACGCGCACCGCGCTGCACCGGCATCACGTGACCGAAGAGCTGTACCACGTGACAGCCGGCCAGGGGCGCATGACGTTGGGCGAGCACAGCTTCGACGTGACGGTCGGCGACACCGTGCTGATTCCGCCGGGCACGAAACACTGCATCGAGGCGACCGGCAGCGGGGCGCTGGTCATCCTCTGCTGCTGCAGCCCGGCCTATGCGCACGACGACACCGAACTGCTGGACGAGGCCGCAGCGTGA
- a CDS encoding thioredoxin family protein, giving the protein MIIKVLGSGCRKCIELADNTRKALAARGQQADIVKVTDFVDIAAYGVMSTPALVIDEKLVSAGKVLSEQEIGELLGKAG; this is encoded by the coding sequence ATGATCATCAAGGTACTGGGCAGCGGTTGCCGCAAGTGCATCGAACTGGCGGACAACACGCGCAAGGCGCTGGCCGCACGCGGCCAGCAGGCGGATATCGTCAAGGTGACCGATTTCGTCGACATCGCCGCCTATGGCGTCATGTCGACGCCGGCGCTGGTGATCGACGAGAAGCTGGTGTCCGCGGGCAAGGTGCTGAGCGAACAGGAAATCGGCGAACTGCTCGGCAAGGCCGGCTGA
- a CDS encoding permease — translation MNPFGWLNDQLLRMQWLSDLVRTLVEQGMGLPMSGRVGSSVHFFIYDTAKIFILLSLLIFGISYVQSHFPPERTRRILGRFSGVRGNVLAALLGTVTPFCSCSSIPLFIGFTSAGLPTGVTFSFLISSPLVDLASVILLASIFNWPIAIAYVTVGVVLAVVGGSLIGRARMERHIEPFVFTSPVMNGDESVPDVRERLRFARDQVRDIVRRVWLYILIGVAIGAAIHNWIPASLINGLLGQDKPWSVPLATLVGMPMYADIFGTLPIAEALVARGVGLGTALAFMMSVTALSLPSIVMLKRVVRTPLLATFVGIVAGGIVLIGYMFNALASAFT, via the coding sequence ATGAATCCGTTTGGCTGGCTCAACGACCAGTTGCTGCGCATGCAGTGGCTGTCAGACCTGGTGCGCACGCTGGTCGAGCAGGGCATGGGCTTGCCGATGAGCGGACGGGTCGGTTCAAGCGTGCATTTCTTCATCTATGACACGGCGAAGATATTCATCCTGCTGTCGCTGCTGATCTTCGGCATTTCTTACGTGCAGAGCCATTTCCCGCCCGAGCGCACGCGTCGCATCCTGGGACGCTTCTCCGGGGTGCGCGGAAATGTGCTGGCAGCCCTGCTCGGTACCGTCACGCCGTTCTGTTCCTGTTCGTCGATTCCGCTGTTCATCGGCTTCACCAGCGCCGGCCTGCCGACAGGCGTCACCTTTTCCTTCCTGATTTCGTCGCCGCTGGTCGATCTGGCGTCCGTCATCCTGCTGGCGAGCATTTTCAACTGGCCCATCGCCATTGCCTACGTGACGGTAGGCGTCGTGCTGGCGGTGGTCGGCGGCAGCTTGATCGGCCGTGCGCGGATGGAGCGCCACATCGAGCCCTTCGTATTCACCAGCCCGGTCATGAACGGTGATGAAAGCGTACCCGACGTGCGCGAGCGCCTGCGCTTCGCCCGTGATCAGGTGCGCGACATCGTTCGCCGCGTCTGGCTCTACATCCTGATCGGTGTCGCCATCGGCGCAGCCATCCACAACTGGATACCGGCAAGCCTGATCAACGGGCTGCTCGGTCAGGACAAGCCATGGTCGGTACCCCTGGCCACGCTGGTCGGCATGCCGATGTACGCCGACATCTTCGGCACGCTGCCGATCGCCGAGGCGCTGGTTGCGCGCGGCGTGGGGCTGGGGACGGCGCTGGCGTTCATGATGTCGGTCACTGCGCTGTCGCTGCCGTCCATCGTCATGCTCAAGCGCGTCGTCCGCACGCCGCTGCTGGCGACATTCGTCGGCATCGTGGCGGGTGGCATCGTGCTGATCGGCTATATGTTCAACGCGCTGGCGAGCGCATTCACCTGA
- the rnhB gene encoding ribonuclease HII yields MKIAGVDEAGRGPLCGPVYAAAVILDPVRPIDGLNDSKKLSEKKREALAPLIRERALAWAVGIATVEEIDRLNILHATMLAMRRAVEGLAAPPDQVLVDGNRIPPGLTVPARAIVGGDASEAAISAASILAKTGRDHEMMALAALYPQYGIAKHKGYPTAEHLAALRIHGPSPIHRRSFAPVAQSALDFGVPD; encoded by the coding sequence ATGAAGATCGCCGGTGTCGACGAGGCCGGCCGCGGTCCGCTGTGCGGGCCGGTCTATGCCGCGGCGGTCATCCTCGATCCGGTACGCCCGATCGACGGTCTGAACGATTCGAAGAAGCTGTCGGAGAAGAAGCGCGAGGCGCTGGCGCCCTTGATCCGCGAGCGCGCGCTGGCCTGGGCGGTCGGCATCGCGACGGTGGAGGAAATCGACCGTCTGAACATCCTGCACGCGACCATGCTGGCGATGCGGCGCGCGGTCGAAGGCCTCGCCGCACCACCCGATCAGGTGCTTGTCGACGGCAACCGCATACCGCCCGGCCTCACCGTTCCGGCACGCGCCATCGTCGGCGGCGACGCGTCGGAAGCGGCGATCTCGGCCGCCTCCATCCTGGCCAAGACCGGTCGCGATCACGAAATGATGGCGCTGGCGGCGCTCTATCCACAGTACGGCATCGCCAAGCACAAAGGCTATCCGACCGCCGAACACCTGGCCGCATTGCGCATCCACGGCCCGTCGCCGATACACCGGCGCAGCTTTGCACCGGTCGCGCAGAGCGCGCTGGATTTCGGCGTGCCCGACTGA
- the lpxB gene encoding lipid-A-disaccharide synthase, whose amino-acid sequence MASRITVAMVAGEASGDQLAAHLIKALRDARPDIDFVGIGGPRMQSAGFDAWWPSEKLAVRGYFEVLKHYRELAGIRRSLLDRLLRDKPAAFIGVDAPDFNLWLERKLRDAGVPAIHYVSPSIWAWRGGRIKGIARSVSRVLCLFPFEPAIYEKAGVPVSYVGHPFADEISPEPQRFAARERLAIPVDARIVALLPGSRQSELQYNAHAWIGAAKLLHERHPDLRFLVPLTTRETRTQFEQALWDCQATELPVSILFGHARDALMACDVALVASGTATLEAALCRAPHVVAYRIHALSYRIMKRMAYQPWVGLPNILAGRSIVPELLQHDATPEKLADALDALLGDAVARAAQIDEFERIHFTLRQGTAARAAAAILPHLPRA is encoded by the coding sequence ATGGCCTCCCGCATCACGGTGGCCATGGTCGCCGGCGAAGCGTCGGGCGACCAGCTGGCTGCGCACCTGATCAAGGCGCTGCGCGACGCGCGGCCCGATATCGACTTCGTCGGCATCGGCGGGCCGCGCATGCAATCGGCCGGCTTCGACGCCTGGTGGCCGTCCGAGAAACTGGCCGTGCGCGGCTATTTCGAGGTGCTCAAGCACTACCGCGAACTGGCCGGCATCCGTCGCAGCCTGCTCGACCGCCTGCTCAGGGACAAGCCGGCCGCCTTCATCGGCGTCGATGCGCCCGACTTCAACCTGTGGCTGGAGCGCAAGCTGCGCGACGCCGGTGTGCCTGCCATTCACTACGTGAGCCCGTCGATCTGGGCTTGGCGCGGTGGCCGCATCAAGGGCATCGCGCGCAGCGTGTCGCGCGTGCTCTGCCTGTTCCCGTTCGAGCCGGCGATCTACGAGAAGGCCGGCGTGCCGGTGAGCTATGTCGGCCATCCCTTCGCCGACGAGATTTCGCCCGAGCCACAGCGCTTTGCTGCCCGCGAGCGGCTGGCGATTCCGGTCGATGCGCGCATCGTGGCCTTGCTGCCGGGCAGCCGCCAATCGGAACTTCAGTACAACGCACACGCCTGGATCGGTGCAGCCAAGCTGCTGCACGAGCGCCATCCGGATCTCAGATTCCTGGTGCCGCTGACCACGCGCGAAACGCGAACCCAGTTCGAACAGGCGCTGTGGGACTGCCAGGCAACCGAACTGCCGGTGTCCATCCTGTTCGGCCACGCGCGCGACGCGCTGATGGCGTGCGACGTGGCGCTGGTGGCCAGCGGTACGGCGACTCTCGAAGCGGCGCTGTGCCGCGCGCCGCACGTCGTGGCCTACCGCATCCACGCGCTGAGCTACCGCATCATGAAGCGCATGGCCTACCAGCCCTGGGTCGGCCTGCCCAATATCCTGGCCGGACGCAGCATCGTGCCGGAACTGCTGCAGCACGACGCCACGCCTGAAAAGCTGGCCGACGCGCTCGACGCGCTGCTCGGCGACGCGGTGGCGCGGGCGGCGCAGATCGACGAATTCGAGCGCATCCACTTCACGCTGCGCCAGGGCACGGCAGCGCGCGCCGCCGCCGCCATCCTGCCGCACCTGCCACGCGCATGA
- the lpxA gene encoding acyl-ACP--UDP-N-acetylglucosamine O-acyltransferase: MATLIHPTAIVDPAAQIADGVEIGAYSIIGPNVEIGAGTKVHAHVVIQGHTRIGRDNAFHPFCSIGGAPQDKKYANEPTRLEIGDRNTVREYATMNCGTVQDGGVTRLGDDNWIMAYVHVAHDCQVGSHTIMANNTALAGHVHVGDWAILGGFTGVHQFVRVGAHSFCGVHSSVLQDVPPFVLANGVPASPHGINSEGLRRRGYSSEAIMAIKRAYKTLYREGLTLDDAKAAIAEAAKVTPEVALLSDFLASGGRGIIR; this comes from the coding sequence AGATTGCCGATGGTGTCGAGATCGGTGCCTACAGCATCATCGGGCCGAACGTCGAGATCGGCGCCGGCACCAAGGTGCATGCGCACGTGGTGATCCAGGGCCACACTCGCATCGGGCGCGACAACGCGTTCCACCCCTTCTGTTCGATCGGCGGCGCACCGCAGGACAAGAAGTACGCCAATGAACCGACCCGTCTGGAGATCGGCGACCGCAACACCGTGCGCGAATACGCGACGATGAACTGCGGCACCGTGCAGGACGGCGGCGTCACGCGTCTCGGCGACGACAACTGGATCATGGCCTACGTGCACGTGGCGCACGACTGCCAGGTCGGCAGCCACACCATCATGGCCAACAACACTGCGCTGGCCGGTCATGTGCATGTCGGCGACTGGGCCATCCTCGGCGGCTTCACCGGCGTGCACCAGTTCGTGCGCGTCGGTGCGCACAGCTTCTGCGGCGTGCATTCGAGCGTGCTGCAGGACGTGCCGCCCTTCGTGCTGGCCAACGGCGTGCCGGCCAGCCCGCACGGCATCAACAGCGAAGGCCTGCGCCGTCGCGGCTACAGCAGCGAAGCCATCATGGCGATCAAGCGCGCCTACAAGACGCTGTACCGTGAGGGGCTGACGCTGGACGACGCCAAGGCCGCCATCGCCGAAGCGGCGAAGGTGACGCCCGAAGTCGCGCTGCTGTCCGATTTCCTCGCATCCGGCGGACGCGGCATCATCCGATAA